In a single window of the Streptomyces sp. NBC_00285 genome:
- a CDS encoding LPXTG cell wall anchor domain-containing protein, which translates to MSYPKRTAALASVAALAGSAVLMTAPAAHAAVVNVNYQCKTPIGDKSALSPIDIKGVKSGSGYRMTMSWQKGVSSSPVDLGKGAMNPSATIKVGGADSGTVDVTGPANQATVPANTPIKINDLTGTYTPKKSGKVTFTPGVLTIKALGTTTTCTPTNSPGAALTLDVTAASGSSGGTQSDSGGDDSGGALPQTGPEDSVIALGTLGGTVLLAGAAGTLWLTRRNQAARVRR; encoded by the coding sequence GTGTCATACCCGAAGCGAACCGCCGCGCTCGCGTCCGTCGCGGCCCTGGCCGGCTCGGCGGTGCTGATGACCGCCCCCGCTGCCCACGCCGCGGTCGTGAACGTCAACTACCAGTGCAAGACACCGATCGGGGACAAGAGCGCCCTCTCGCCCATCGACATCAAGGGCGTCAAGAGCGGCAGCGGCTACCGGATGACCATGTCCTGGCAGAAGGGCGTCTCGTCCAGCCCGGTCGACCTCGGCAAGGGCGCGATGAACCCGAGCGCCACCATCAAGGTGGGCGGCGCGGACAGCGGGACGGTCGACGTGACGGGCCCGGCCAACCAGGCGACCGTCCCCGCCAACACCCCCATCAAGATCAACGACCTGACCGGGACGTACACCCCGAAGAAGTCCGGCAAGGTCACCTTCACCCCGGGCGTCCTCACCATCAAGGCGCTCGGTACGACGACCACGTGCACGCCGACCAACAGCCCCGGCGCCGCGCTGACCCTGGACGTCACCGCGGCCTCGGGTTCCTCCGGCGGCACCCAGAGCGACAGCGGTGGTGACGACTCGGGCGGGGCACTTCCGCAGACCGGTCCCGAGGACTCGGTGATCGCCCTCGGCACGCTCGGCGGCACGGTGCTGCTCGCGGGCGCGGCGGGCACGCTGTGGCTGACCCGGCGCAACCAGGCGGCCCGCGTGCGCCGCTGA
- a CDS encoding RNA polymerase sigma factor SigF, with translation MEDIMSPRLDASHTQQATSTSPPEHLNPIEQDSDGDVLAGLPDIPPFEEVGAVDARALSKTLFARLESLEEGTYEYSYVRNTLVELNLALVKFAASRFRSRSEPMEDIIQVGTIGLIKAIDRFELSRGVEFPTFAMPTIVGEIKRFFRDTSWSVRVPRRLQELRLDLAKAGDELAQKLDRAPTVGELAERLGLSKDEVVEGMAASNAYTASSLDAQPEEDDSEGALADRIGYEDHGIEGIEYVESLKPLIAELPSRDRQILSLRFVAGMTQSEIGDELGISQMHVSRLLSRTLVRLRKGLTVEE, from the coding sequence ATGGAGGACATCATGTCACCCCGGCTCGACGCATCGCATACCCAGCAAGCGACGTCGACATCCCCCCCGGAACATCTGAATCCCATCGAGCAGGACAGCGACGGCGATGTGCTCGCCGGACTTCCGGACATCCCACCCTTCGAAGAGGTCGGGGCCGTGGACGCGCGGGCCCTCTCCAAGACCCTCTTCGCGCGGCTGGAGTCGCTGGAGGAGGGCACGTACGAGTACTCGTACGTGCGCAACACGCTCGTCGAACTGAACCTCGCCCTGGTCAAGTTCGCAGCCTCCCGTTTCCGCTCCCGCAGTGAGCCGATGGAGGACATCATCCAGGTCGGCACCATCGGCCTGATCAAGGCGATCGACCGCTTCGAACTGAGCCGCGGAGTGGAGTTCCCCACTTTCGCGATGCCAACCATCGTGGGTGAGATCAAGCGGTTCTTCCGCGACACCTCGTGGTCGGTACGGGTGCCACGCCGTCTCCAGGAACTCCGGCTCGACCTGGCGAAGGCCGGCGACGAACTGGCCCAGAAGCTCGACCGCGCCCCGACGGTGGGCGAACTCGCCGAGCGGCTCGGGCTGTCCAAGGACGAGGTCGTCGAGGGCATGGCCGCCTCCAACGCCTACACCGCCTCCTCGCTGGACGCCCAGCCCGAGGAGGATGACTCCGAGGGCGCGCTGGCCGACCGGATCGGCTACGAGGACCACGGCATCGAAGGCATCGAGTACGTCGAGTCCCTGAAGCCGCTGATCGCCGAACTCCCGTCCCGGGACCGTCAGATCCTCTCGCTGCGCTTCGTCGCGGGCATGACCCAGTCGGAGATCGGCGACGAACTCGGTATCTCGCAGATGCATGTCTCGCGGCTGCTGTCGCGCACGCTGGTGCGGCTGCGGAAGGGTCTGACCGTCGAGGAGTGA
- the hutI gene encoding imidazolonepropionase produces MPPAPLPEPAPTADQATEDAMSNATTVSPAHSASTASTLITNIAALVTNNPSLDEGSPLGLIQDAAVVIEGDRVVWTGDQSKAPATDNRVDAAGRAVLPGFVDSHSHLVFAGDRTEEFNARMSGRAYSAGGIRTTVAATRAATDAELEANLTRYLAEALRQGTTTFETKSGYGLTVEDESRALRIAAAHTDEVTYLGAHIVSPDHADDPAAYVSLVTGEMLDACAPYARWIDVFCEKGAFDGDQARAILMAGKAKGLHPRIHANQLSHGPGVQLAVELDAASADHCTHLTDADVDALANSATVATLLPGAEFSTRARWPDARRLLDAGVTVALSTDCNPGSSFTSSVPFCVALAVRDMGMTPDEAVWSATAGGAAALRREDVGRITPGAYADLILLDAPSHVHLAYRPGVPLVSGVWRRGTRVL; encoded by the coding sequence ATGCCGCCCGCCCCCCTGCCCGAACCCGCCCCCACCGCCGACCAGGCCACCGAGGACGCCATGAGCAACGCGACGACCGTCAGCCCCGCCCACTCCGCGAGCACCGCCAGCACGCTCATCACCAACATCGCAGCCCTGGTCACCAACAACCCCTCCCTCGATGAGGGATCCCCCCTCGGACTGATCCAGGACGCGGCCGTCGTCATCGAAGGCGACCGCGTCGTGTGGACCGGTGATCAAAGCAAAGCACCCGCCACTGACAACCGGGTCGACGCAGCCGGCAGGGCGGTCCTCCCCGGTTTCGTCGACTCCCACAGCCATCTCGTCTTCGCGGGCGACCGCACCGAGGAGTTCAACGCCCGCATGTCGGGCCGGGCCTACAGCGCGGGCGGCATCCGCACCACGGTCGCCGCGACCCGTGCGGCCACGGACGCGGAACTGGAGGCCAACCTCACCCGCTACCTCGCCGAGGCCCTCCGCCAGGGCACGACGACCTTCGAGACGAAGTCCGGCTACGGCCTGACGGTCGAGGACGAGTCGAGGGCCCTGCGCATCGCCGCCGCCCACACCGACGAGGTCACCTACCTCGGCGCCCACATCGTGTCCCCGGACCACGCCGACGACCCGGCGGCCTACGTCTCCCTGGTCACCGGCGAGATGCTCGACGCCTGTGCGCCGTACGCCCGTTGGATCGACGTCTTCTGCGAGAAGGGCGCCTTCGACGGCGACCAGGCCCGCGCGATCCTCATGGCCGGCAAGGCGAAGGGCCTGCACCCCCGGATCCACGCCAACCAGCTCTCCCACGGCCCCGGCGTACAGCTCGCAGTCGAACTCGACGCGGCCAGCGCCGACCACTGCACCCACCTCACCGACGCGGACGTCGACGCCCTGGCCAACAGTGCGACCGTGGCCACCCTGCTTCCCGGCGCCGAGTTCTCGACCCGTGCCCGCTGGCCCGATGCCCGCCGGCTCCTGGACGCCGGTGTCACCGTCGCCCTGTCCACCGACTGCAACCCCGGCTCCTCGTTCACCTCCTCCGTCCCCTTCTGCGTGGCCCTCGCGGTGCGGGACATGGGGATGACCCCGGACGAGGCGGTGTGGTCGGCCACGGCGGGCGGCGCGGCGGCCCTGCGTCGCGAGGACGTCGGCCGCATCACCCCCGGCGCCTACGCCGACCTGATCCTCCTGGACGCCCCGAGCCATGTGCACCTGGCGTACCGGCCGGGGGTGCCGCTGGTCAGCGGGGTGTGGCGGCGGGGCACACGCGTGCTCTGA
- a CDS encoding peptide MFS transporter produces MASSLTKDSVTPGTPGSDKAFFGHPRGLATLLMTEMWERFSYYGMKALLTLYLLSGGPDAGKGTMGGGLAMDLATTTVIVSVYSAMVYLLAMPGGWLGDRLWGPRRTVAIAAVTIMSGHLVLALPGGQAPFFAGLALVAAGSGLLKANISTMVGHLYDGPDDPRRDGGFTIFYMGINAGAFFAPLAIGTVGQEVSWHLGFGMAAVGMAIGLAAFLLGTRNLSPRSAVVPKPLAAEERAAWLRKGLLWVIAATVFYGVVGVTGHFTLNWAMIPLTVIGLVVPAGVLLRIKRDKELSTTEQSKMTGYIWFFVAAAVFWMIYDQGASTVQAFGSNDDKSAGSLLGFDFPTSWYQSLNPLFIMALAPVFAWVWVWLNRQGKEPGTIVKFSMGLVLVGVSFFFFLVPIAMAAGGTAVSPMWLVGVYFIQTVGELCLSPVGLSVTTKMAPAKYASQMMGVWFLAVTAGDSITGLLSNPAIAGVDLSGTPAVFGEAALAALAGFTVWMYRRKVKSLMGDVR; encoded by the coding sequence ATGGCGTCCAGCCTGACGAAGGACTCGGTGACTCCGGGCACCCCCGGTTCCGACAAAGCCTTCTTCGGCCACCCCCGCGGACTGGCCACACTGCTCATGACCGAGATGTGGGAGAGGTTCTCCTACTACGGGATGAAGGCCCTGCTCACCCTCTATCTGCTCTCCGGCGGCCCCGATGCCGGCAAGGGCACCATGGGCGGCGGCCTCGCGATGGACCTGGCGACCACCACCGTGATCGTCTCCGTCTACTCGGCGATGGTCTATCTGCTCGCCATGCCGGGCGGCTGGCTCGGCGACCGGCTCTGGGGGCCGCGCAGGACCGTCGCCATCGCGGCCGTCACGATCATGTCCGGCCACCTCGTGCTCGCGTTGCCCGGCGGCCAGGCGCCGTTCTTCGCCGGTCTCGCGCTCGTCGCGGCCGGTTCCGGTCTGCTCAAGGCCAACATCTCCACGATGGTGGGCCATCTGTACGACGGCCCGGACGACCCGCGCCGCGACGGCGGCTTCACGATCTTCTACATGGGCATCAACGCGGGCGCCTTCTTCGCCCCGCTGGCCATCGGCACCGTCGGCCAGGAGGTCAGCTGGCACCTCGGCTTCGGCATGGCCGCGGTCGGCATGGCGATCGGTCTGGCCGCGTTCCTGCTCGGCACCCGCAACCTGAGCCCGCGGAGCGCCGTCGTGCCCAAGCCGCTGGCGGCCGAGGAGCGCGCGGCCTGGCTGCGCAAGGGCCTGCTGTGGGTGATCGCCGCGACCGTCTTCTACGGCGTCGTCGGGGTCACCGGCCACTTCACGCTGAACTGGGCGATGATCCCGCTCACCGTCATCGGTCTGGTCGTCCCGGCGGGCGTGCTGCTGCGCATCAAGCGTGACAAGGAGCTCTCGACGACCGAGCAGTCGAAGATGACCGGCTACATCTGGTTCTTCGTCGCCGCCGCCGTGTTCTGGATGATCTACGACCAGGGCGCGTCCACGGTCCAGGCGTTCGGCTCGAACGACGACAAGTCCGCCGGCTCGCTGCTCGGCTTCGACTTCCCGACCTCCTGGTACCAGTCGCTGAACCCGCTGTTCATCATGGCGCTGGCCCCGGTCTTCGCCTGGGTCTGGGTGTGGCTGAACCGGCAGGGCAAGGAGCCCGGCACCATCGTGAAGTTCTCGATGGGCCTGGTGCTGGTCGGTGTCTCGTTCTTCTTCTTCCTGGTCCCGATCGCCATGGCGGCGGGCGGCACCGCGGTCAGCCCGATGTGGCTGGTGGGCGTCTACTTCATCCAGACCGTGGGTGAGCTGTGCCTGTCGCCGGTCGGGCTGTCGGTGACGACGAAGATGGCTCCCGCCAAGTACGCCTCGCAGATGATGGGGGTGTGGTTCCTCGCGGTCACCGCGGGCGACTCGATCACCGGTCTGCTGTCCAACCCGGCGATCGCGGGGGTCGACCTCAGCGGGACGCCTGCGGTGTTCGGCGAGGCGGCGCTCGCGGCGCTCGCCGGGTTCACGGTGTGGATGTACCGGCGGAAGGTGAAGTCGCTGATGGGTGACGTTCGTTAG
- a CDS encoding allantoate amidohydrolase, whose protein sequence is MWRELLPIGRHPDSRGYRRFAWTGADTDCRTWFREQTESRGLAYEVDRNGNQWAWLGDPARGDAVVTGSHLDSVPDGGAFDGPLGVVSSFAAFDELRARRAEFDKPLAIVNFGDEEGARFGLACVGSRLTAGQLTVEQAHRLTDGEGVTLPQAMEAAGHDPDAIGADPERLARIGAFVELHVEQGRALDLSGDRVGIASAIWPHGRWRFDFRGEANHAGTTRLVDRRDPMLSYAETVLAARREAELAGAVATFGKISVEPNGVNAIPSLVRGWLDSRAADQESLDQVVGGVEKAAREYADAHGIALDIVRESFTPVVEFDHALRDELARVLGTDAGLTVPVLGTGAGHDAGILSGSIPTAMLFVRNPTGVSHSPAEFAAEDDCVAGVLALADVLEGLACR, encoded by the coding sequence ATGTGGCGCGAGCTGCTCCCCATCGGACGGCACCCCGACTCCCGGGGCTACCGGCGCTTCGCCTGGACCGGTGCCGACACCGACTGCCGGACCTGGTTCAGGGAGCAGACCGAGAGCCGGGGACTGGCCTACGAGGTCGACCGGAACGGCAACCAGTGGGCCTGGCTCGGTGACCCCGCCCGAGGGGACGCCGTCGTCACCGGGTCGCATCTCGACTCCGTGCCCGACGGCGGTGCCTTCGACGGACCCCTCGGAGTCGTGTCCTCCTTCGCCGCGTTCGACGAACTCCGGGCGCGGCGCGCCGAGTTCGACAAGCCCCTCGCCATCGTCAACTTCGGCGACGAGGAGGGGGCCCGGTTCGGGCTCGCCTGTGTCGGGTCGCGGCTCACCGCCGGACAGCTCACCGTCGAGCAGGCACACCGGCTGACCGACGGGGAGGGAGTTACGCTCCCGCAGGCCATGGAGGCCGCCGGACACGACCCCGACGCCATCGGAGCCGACCCCGAACGGCTCGCCCGCATCGGCGCCTTCGTCGAACTGCACGTCGAGCAGGGCCGGGCACTGGACCTGTCCGGCGACCGGGTCGGCATCGCCAGTGCCATCTGGCCGCACGGCCGGTGGCGGTTCGACTTCCGGGGCGAGGCCAACCACGCCGGCACCACCCGCCTCGTGGACCGCCGCGACCCCATGCTGTCGTACGCCGAGACCGTGCTCGCCGCCCGTCGCGAGGCCGAACTCGCCGGTGCCGTCGCCACCTTCGGCAAGATCTCCGTGGAACCGAACGGCGTCAACGCCATCCCCTCCCTGGTGCGCGGCTGGCTCGACTCCCGTGCCGCCGACCAGGAGAGCCTGGACCAGGTGGTCGGCGGGGTCGAGAAGGCGGCCAGGGAGTACGCCGACGCCCACGGCATCGCCCTCGACATCGTCCGGGAGTCCTTCACCCCCGTCGTCGAGTTCGACCACGCCCTGCGTGACGAACTCGCCCGCGTCCTGGGCACCGACGCCGGCCTCACGGTGCCCGTCCTCGGCACCGGCGCCGGACACGACGCCGGGATCCTCTCCGGGAGCATTCCGACCGCCATGCTGTTCGTGCGCAACCCCACCGGCGTCTCGCACTCCCCGGCGGAGTTCGCCGCCGAGGACGACTGCGTGGCCGGGGTCCTCGCGCTCGCCGACGTACTGGAAGGGCTGGCCTGCCGGTGA
- a CDS encoding response regulator transcription factor, which produces MTRVLLAEDDASISEPLARALRREGYEVEVREDGPTALDAGMQGGIDLVVLDLGLPGMDGLEVARRLRAEGHAVPLLILTARADEVDTVVGLDAGADDYVTKPFRLAELLARVRALLRRGAAEPAQPPATHGVRIDVESHRAWMGDEELQLTAKEFDLLRVLVRDAGRVVTRDQLMREVWDTTWWSSTKTLDMHISWLRKKLGDDAANPRYIATVRGVGFRFEKS; this is translated from the coding sequence ATGACCCGTGTACTGCTCGCCGAGGACGATGCGTCCATTTCGGAGCCGCTGGCCCGCGCCCTGCGCCGGGAAGGGTACGAGGTCGAGGTGCGTGAGGACGGACCCACCGCACTCGACGCCGGAATGCAGGGCGGCATCGACCTGGTCGTGCTCGACCTGGGTCTGCCCGGCATGGACGGCCTCGAGGTGGCCCGCCGACTGCGCGCCGAAGGCCACGCCGTACCGCTCCTCATCCTGACCGCGCGCGCCGACGAGGTGGACACCGTCGTCGGTCTCGACGCGGGCGCCGACGACTACGTCACCAAGCCCTTCCGGCTCGCCGAACTGCTCGCCCGGGTCCGGGCCCTGCTGCGGCGCGGAGCGGCCGAGCCGGCGCAGCCGCCCGCCACCCACGGGGTGCGGATCGACGTCGAGTCGCACCGCGCGTGGATGGGCGACGAGGAACTCCAGCTCACCGCGAAGGAGTTCGACCTGCTCCGGGTACTGGTGCGGGACGCCGGCCGCGTCGTCACCAGGGACCAGCTGATGCGGGAGGTCTGGGACACCACGTGGTGGTCCTCGACCAAGACGCTGGACATGCACATCTCCTGGCTCCGCAAGAAGCTGGGGGACGACGCCGCCAACCCCCGGTACATCGCCACGGTGCGTGGTGTCGGGTTCCGGTTCGAGAAGAGCTAG
- a CDS encoding ATP-binding protein — MSTTRPCTPGDRDPEPSVEPGGEADVPTGQQVRRLSFDGESGVVPLARDFTRQALYAWDWLPAASTDRRAAAEDVLLVVSELVTNACLHAEGPDQLSISCDNKVIRVEVSDTGTGEPSPRTPHQAGRPGGHGMFIVQRLCLDWGVLRTPGTAGKTVWAELGTPA; from the coding sequence ATGAGCACCACCCGGCCCTGCACGCCGGGCGACCGTGACCCGGAGCCCAGCGTGGAGCCAGGCGGCGAGGCCGACGTGCCGACGGGACAGCAGGTCCGCCGCCTGAGCTTCGACGGGGAGAGCGGGGTCGTTCCGCTCGCCCGCGACTTCACCCGGCAGGCGTTGTACGCGTGGGACTGGCTGCCCGCGGCGTCCACGGACCGGCGGGCCGCGGCGGAGGACGTGCTCCTCGTCGTCTCCGAGCTGGTGACGAACGCCTGCCTGCACGCCGAGGGCCCCGACCAGCTGTCGATCTCCTGCGACAACAAGGTGATCCGGGTCGAGGTCTCGGACACAGGCACCGGGGAGCCCTCGCCGCGGACTCCGCACCAGGCGGGACGGCCCGGCGGCCACGGGATGTTCATCGTCCAACGGCTCTGTCTGGACTGGGGCGTCCTGCGGACTCCCGGGACGGCCGGCAAGACCGTGTGGGCGGAACTGGGAACACCCGCCTGA
- a CDS encoding formimidoylglutamate deiminase yields MTPKTYWLEHAWLDTHVEPGVAVDVRDGRVTAVCTAADTPPPGAEILRGLTLPGLANAHSHAFHRALRSTVQVGSGTFWTWREVMYSFADKLTPETYHALARAVYAEMALAGVTAVGEFHYVHHAPGGTRYADPNAMGEALVEAAADAGIRITLLDTAYLSSGFGQPPNTHQLRFSDGTAQEWAERCSVLKDRDHARIGAAIHSVRAVPADQLATVARWAEERRAPLHVHLSEQTAENDACREAHGCTPTRLLAEHGVLGPRTTGVHNTHLTDEDIALIGDSGTGTCMCPTTERDLADGIGPAVALQKAGSPLSLGSDSHAVIDLLEEARAMELDERLRTRRRGHWTAAALLRAASADGHAALGWDGAGTLETGALADFTTIALDSVRTAGPLPRLGAETAVFAASAADVSHTVVGGRHVVRDGVHVLVPDVPKALADAVAALRG; encoded by the coding sequence GTGACACCGAAGACCTACTGGCTGGAGCACGCCTGGCTCGACACCCACGTCGAGCCGGGCGTGGCCGTCGACGTGCGGGACGGCCGCGTCACCGCCGTCTGCACGGCCGCCGACACCCCGCCGCCCGGCGCCGAGATCCTGCGCGGACTGACGCTCCCCGGGCTGGCGAACGCCCACTCGCACGCCTTCCACCGGGCCCTGCGTTCCACCGTCCAGGTCGGCTCCGGGACCTTCTGGACCTGGCGCGAGGTCATGTACTCGTTCGCCGACAAGCTGACGCCGGAGACCTACCACGCGCTGGCCCGCGCCGTGTACGCCGAGATGGCGCTGGCGGGCGTGACGGCGGTCGGCGAGTTCCACTACGTGCACCACGCCCCCGGCGGCACCCGCTACGCCGATCCCAACGCGATGGGCGAGGCCCTCGTCGAGGCCGCCGCCGACGCCGGTATCCGGATCACCCTCCTGGACACCGCCTACCTTTCCTCCGGCTTCGGGCAGCCCCCCAACACCCACCAGCTCCGCTTCTCCGACGGCACGGCCCAGGAATGGGCCGAACGCTGTTCAGTTCTCAAGGACCGGGATCACGCGAGGATCGGTGCGGCGATCCACTCCGTACGGGCCGTGCCCGCCGACCAGTTGGCGACCGTGGCGCGGTGGGCCGAGGAGCGGCGGGCCCCGCTCCATGTGCACCTGTCCGAGCAGACCGCCGAGAACGACGCCTGCCGCGAGGCCCACGGGTGCACGCCCACCCGGCTGCTCGCCGAGCACGGCGTCCTCGGGCCGCGCACCACCGGCGTCCACAACACCCACCTCACCGACGAGGACATCGCCCTGATCGGTGACAGCGGCACCGGCACCTGCATGTGCCCGACGACGGAACGGGACCTGGCGGACGGCATCGGACCGGCCGTCGCCCTCCAGAAGGCCGGCTCCCCGCTCTCCCTCGGCTCCGACAGCCATGCCGTCATCGACCTGCTCGAAGAGGCACGCGCGATGGAGCTCGACGAGCGCCTGCGCACCCGCAGGCGAGGTCACTGGACGGCGGCGGCCCTGCTGCGGGCGGCCTCGGCCGACGGCCACGCGGCCCTCGGCTGGGACGGTGCGGGCACCCTGGAGACCGGCGCGCTCGCCGACTTCACCACCATCGCCCTCGACTCGGTCAGGACGGCAGGGCCGCTTCCGCGGCTCGGGGCCGAGACGGCTGTATTCGCCGCGTCGGCAGCAGACGTGTCGCACACGGTCGTGGGAGGCCGGCACGTCGTACGGGACGGGGTCCACGTCCTGGTGCCGGATGTGCCGAAAGCCCTCGCGGACGCCGTCGCGGCCTTGCGCGGCTGA
- a CDS encoding STAS domain-containing protein: MDRGTVGSAQSGRLLVEVRQEGSSAVVTPAGELDHHTADLLREPLEACLAKGTSRLVVDCTRLEFCDSTGLNVLLGARLKAEAAGGGVHLAGMLPVVARVFEITGADAVFTVHDTLDEALADGAGG; encoded by the coding sequence ATGGACCGCGGGACGGTCGGCAGCGCACAGTCTGGTCGGCTTCTGGTTGAGGTGCGGCAAGAGGGCTCCAGCGCCGTCGTGACTCCGGCTGGTGAGTTGGATCACCACACGGCCGATTTGTTGCGTGAGCCACTCGAGGCCTGCCTCGCCAAGGGAACGAGCCGACTCGTCGTCGACTGCACACGGCTGGAGTTCTGTGACTCCACCGGTCTCAATGTGCTGTTGGGGGCGCGGCTGAAAGCCGAGGCGGCGGGGGGTGGCGTACACCTTGCGGGCATGCTGCCCGTCGTGGCACGGGTCTTCGAGATCACGGGAGCCGATGCGGTCTTCACCGTGCACGACACCCTGGACGAGGCCCTGGCGGACGGGGCCGGAGGCTGA
- a CDS encoding RICIN domain-containing protein: protein MGRAEGAGGGVHAGASDARLTELLRADTTTAYTALLELRGRHQPAVLAYARLCTAGESAARQLAAQTFTLAARETARGVDPGVPWRHRLLLLTARSAAAWAGDQRAAGLDPNVLLLLNTAAPGSPVPPMLAAFESLPARTQGLVWYGLVEAEPERRTADHLGLTREDVVYGTEGALQSLARTCLKFRLAASDDPRCADFHRLIEESVRPDSPRVSTDLHTHMAQCPHCAAAHEELCAVRDTPRTALAEGLLPWGGTAYVGWSAAEQETRPRKGSHAPSGGWPRPRRLVLASAALGVALAPLLLFLVSQGDGPPAGASASASAGGGALPSPPQVTVTATVPPSASPSTSRPSSPSASISPTRSSAPPRKSSPPFRPPGGSYAQVVNVSTARCLDVSGDFTDGADVVTAPCTSAGSQRWRVDTARGILQSSADPGFCLDSRGDVDKGLGIWSCDSVDGDHGDNLRFTVDSDGVIRPAIAIATALTPGGGGGLALEPLTGGAGQRWRAGAS from the coding sequence ATGGGTCGGGCCGAGGGGGCCGGAGGCGGTGTGCACGCCGGAGCGTCGGACGCCCGGCTCACCGAGCTGCTGCGCGCCGACACCACCACGGCGTACACCGCCCTGCTGGAACTCCGCGGCCGCCACCAGCCCGCCGTCCTGGCCTACGCCCGGCTCTGCACGGCGGGCGAGAGCGCCGCCCGGCAGCTGGCCGCGCAGACCTTCACCCTCGCGGCCCGGGAGACGGCCCGCGGTGTCGACCCCGGCGTCCCCTGGCGCCACCGGCTCCTGCTGCTGACGGCCCGGTCGGCGGCGGCCTGGGCCGGGGACCAGCGTGCGGCGGGCCTGGACCCGAACGTCCTCCTGCTCCTGAACACGGCGGCGCCGGGGAGCCCGGTACCGCCCATGCTCGCCGCCTTCGAGTCCCTGCCGGCCCGCACCCAGGGCCTCGTCTGGTACGGCCTGGTGGAGGCCGAGCCGGAACGCCGCACCGCCGACCACCTGGGCCTCACCCGCGAGGACGTGGTCTACGGCACGGAGGGGGCCCTGCAGTCCCTGGCCCGGACGTGTCTGAAGTTCCGCCTCGCCGCCTCCGACGACCCGCGCTGCGCGGACTTCCACCGCCTCATCGAGGAGTCCGTACGACCGGACAGCCCCCGGGTCAGCACCGACCTGCACACCCACATGGCCCAGTGCCCGCACTGTGCGGCGGCGCACGAGGAACTGTGCGCGGTCCGGGACACCCCGAGGACCGCACTGGCCGAGGGCCTGCTGCCGTGGGGCGGGACGGCGTACGTGGGGTGGAGCGCGGCCGAGCAGGAGACCCGGCCGCGGAAGGGGTCCCATGCGCCCTCCGGCGGGTGGCCGCGCCCGCGTCGGCTCGTCCTGGCGTCGGCGGCACTGGGGGTGGCTCTGGCACCGCTGCTGCTGTTCCTGGTGTCACAGGGGGACGGACCCCCGGCGGGCGCGTCCGCGTCGGCTTCGGCGGGCGGCGGGGCGCTGCCGAGCCCACCGCAGGTGACGGTGACGGCGACGGTCCCGCCCTCGGCCTCCCCGTCCACGAGCAGGCCGTCGTCCCCTTCCGCTTCCATCTCCCCGACGAGGAGTTCGGCGCCGCCCCGAAAGAGCAGCCCGCCGTTCCGCCCGCCGGGCGGCTCCTACGCCCAGGTGGTCAACGTCTCCACGGCCCGCTGCCTGGACGTCTCCGGCGACTTCACCGACGGCGCGGACGTCGTCACGGCCCCCTGCACCTCGGCCGGCTCGCAGCGCTGGCGCGTCGACACCGCCCGCGGCATCCTGCAGTCCTCCGCCGACCCCGGCTTCTGCCTCGACAGCCGCGGTGACGTCGACAAGGGCCTTGGCATCTGGTCCTGCGACTCGGTCGACGGCGACCACGGCGACAACCTGCGCTTCACCGTGGACTCCGACGGGGTGATCCGCCCGGCGATCGCCATCGCGACGGCTCTGACGCCGGGGGGCGGTGGCGGACTCGCGCTTGAACCGCTGACTGGGGGTGCGGGGCAGCGGTGGCGGGCGGGGGCGTCGTAG